In Phaseolus vulgaris cultivar G19833 chromosome 10, P. vulgaris v2.0, whole genome shotgun sequence, a single genomic region encodes these proteins:
- the LOC137817319 gene encoding protein MAIN-LIKE 1-like, producing the protein MAMQLWNGLDQGELKLVSHGRKMNKMGAPHPEILPAMELSDELTITLDDVSNLLHLPIIGQFCTYPSLDAAAATDLLVDSLRVDHGVAIAETRHFQGGHVHLSWLREVYEDACTRRQWTMVARAYLLHLVGCTIFADKSATSVNVSYLGLFVDLRHTGGYSTTTLTHIYEQLGDDS; encoded by the exons ATGGCCATGCAATTATGGAATGGTTTG GATCAAGGGGAGTTAAAATTGGTGTCTCATGGCCGAAAAATGAATAAGATGGGTGCTCCTCATCCTGAGATACTACCTGCAATGGAGTTGTCAG ATGAGTTGACAATCACATTGGATGATGTGTCAAATTTGTTACACCTCCCTATTATCGGACAATTTTGCACATACCCGAGCTTAGATGCAGCTGCAGCGACCGATTTGCTTGTTGATTCACTTCGTGTAGATCATGGAGTAGCAATTGCTGAGACTCGTCATTTTCAAGGTGGACATGTGCATCTAAGTTGGTTGAGGGAGGTGTATGAGGACGCATGTACCAGAAGACAGTGGACCATGGTTGCACGGGCATATTTGCTACACCTAGTAGGTTGCACCATCTTTGCAGATAAGAGTGCTACGTCAGTTAATGTATCCTACTTGGGATTATTTGTAGATTTGAGGCACACCGGGGGATACTCAACAACTACTTTGACCCACATATATGAGCAGTTGGGAGATGATTCCTAG
- the LOC137819355 gene encoding glutathione S-transferase 2-like — MDLDKPKSGHCSNASFSSNLQLYSYCHGSCSWRIRFALCLKGIPYEYKEVDLAKGEQYSPEFERLNPLHYVPVLVDNNVVVSDSYAIFLHLEEKYTQKPLLPVDPQLRALNLQVASIVHSSIQPLNMLAVLKDMEKMFGAESKPWAQFTIDKGFSALEKLLKNFAGTYATGECIYMADVFLAPQIEQAVQRFDIDMSKFPALSRLYETYKALPEFQASSPQRQHEAFIHKP, encoded by the exons ATGGACCTAGATAAGCCG AAAAGTGGCCACTGCAGCAATGCATCATTTTCATCCAATCTTCAGCTCTATTCTTACTGCCATGGCTCTTGCTCATGGCGTATCCGCTTTGCTTTATGCCTCAAAG GAATTCCATATGAGTACAAAGAAGTGGACCTAGCAAAAGGAGAGCAGTACAGTCCAG AATTCGAGAGACTGAATCCTCTGCACTATGTTCCAGTATTAGTTGATAATAATGTTGTGGTTTCAGATTCTTATGCAATATTTCTG CATTTGGAGGAAAAATATACTCAGAAGCCACTGTTGCCAGTTGATCCACAGCTCAGAGCTCTCAATCTTCAG GTAGCAAGTATTGTTCACTCCAGTATACAGCCTCTTAACATGCTTGCTGTTCTG AAAGATATGGAGAAAATGTTTGGTGCAGAATCAAAACCGTGGGCTCAATTTACCATTGACAAAGGTTTCTCAG CTCTTGAAAAGCTGCTGAAGAATTTTGCTGGAACATATGCCACAGGGGAATGTATCTATATG GCTGATGTATTTTTGGCACCACAGATAGAACAGGCAGTTCAGAGGTTTGATATCGATATG TCCAAATTCCCTGCCCTGAGTAGATTATATGAAACATACAAAGCTTTGCCAGAGTTTCAAGCCTCATCACCCCAAAGACAACATGAGGCCTTCATTCACAAACCTTGA